The following nucleotide sequence is from uncultured Roseateles sp..
GTGATAGACGAGCGCGATGCCGAACGCGTCGCCCAGCGCGTGCTGGAGGCGCTGCGCGAGCCCATCTTCATTGCCGGCCAGGAGTGCTTTGTCACCGCCAGCGTCGGCATCGCCATCTACCCGCGCGACGGCATGACGATGGCCGACCTGCTGCGCAACTCCGACGTGGCGATGTATGCCGTCAAGTCGCAGGGGCGCAATGCCTCGGTGCTCTACAGCCCGCAGCTGGCCGGCCGCGGCCGTGAGAAGCTGGAGCTGGAAAGCGCGCTGCACAAGGCGATCGAGCGCAACGAGCTGGTGCTGCATTACCAGCCCAAGATCGATGTGCGCGCCGCGCGCATGGTCGGCGTCGAGGCGCTGATGCGCTGGCAGCGCGGGCCCACGCTGGTGCCGCCGGGCGACTTCATTCCGCTGGCCGAAGAGACCGGGCTGATCGTGCCGCTGTCCGAATGGGCGCTGCGCGAGGCAGCGCGCCAGGCCAAGATCTGGCAGATCAATTTCGGCTTCAGCGACTCGATCGCCGTGAATCTGCCCAACCGGCTGTTCGAGCGCTCGGACCTGGTCGAGCACATCCACCAGTGCGTCAGCACCTATGGCGTGCCGCACCGGGCGATCCAGCTGGAGATCACCGAAACAGGCCTGATGAAGGACCTGCAGAACGTGATCCCCTCGCTGCACCGGCTCAATGAGGTCGGGGTCGAGATCTCGATCGATGACTTCGGCACCGGCTATTCCTCGCTGGCCTATCTGACCACCCTGCCGATCTCGGAGGTGAAGATCGACCGCAGCTTCGTGCGCGATCTGGGCATCACGCCGCAGAGCTCGGCCGTCGTCACCGCCATCATCGCGCTGGCCCGTTCTTTGGGTCTGCGCGTGATTGCCGAGGGCGTGGAAACGCTGCGCCAGATGGAGGTGCTGCACCGCCTGGGTTGCTCGGTGATGCAGGGCTTTCTGTTCAGCAAGCCGCTGCCGCCCGATGATCTGGAGCTGTGGATCAGCCAGACCATTCTGCCGCGCAAGGCGCCCTGGATTGCCCAGGCCAATGCCGAGGGCATTCTGGACCTGACCGTGCGCGCCACCCCTATCAGCGGCTCGCGCTGACCCTCGATGGACGAGCGCAGTACCCATCCAGCCCAGTTGGCCAAGGGCGCGCTGCGCCGCCTGGCGCTGGAGAAGCTGGAACCCACGCCTGAAAACTATGCCCGCGCCTATGCCGAGGAGCAAGGCGATGGTGCCAGCCCCCCGGCCCTGCCGGCCCGTGCGCAGACCTTGCTGGACAAGCTGGTCAACCTCAGCCTCAATGACGCCAAGGCGCGCGAGGATCTGTCCAAGGCGCTGCATGAAGGCCAGTGGGACAAAGCCCAGCAACACCTGGAACGGGCACTGGAGATCGACGGCCCCGGCCCGCAGGCCAAGGCCCTGGCCGAGCTGATCGGGCGCCTGGTGAGCGGCGTGCAACGCGGCGGCCGGCAATGGACCACGGCACGCAAGAAAGACAGCCTGCAACGCGTGCTTGATGGCAGCAGCAGCGATATGCAGCGCATGCTGCAACGCGTCAAGCAACTGGTCAACAGCTGGGACGACGACTCGACCGACACCAAGGTCGGCCTCGAGGACGATCTGGATGCCCTGCTGGGTCCGCAGGACGACGAACCGCGTATCAGCCGCTTCGCCATCGATGCCGCCGACGACATCATGCGCACCGACAGCACGGCCAGCGCCTCGGCCCAGCAGTGGCCCGAGGTCAGCGCCAGCCTGCAAGGCACGGTGCAGGTCGCCCTGCCCGGCGACGATGCGCGCGCCGCCGAGTTGTCGCGCGAGCTCGATCAGATGCACCAGCGCCTGCTGAAGGACGGAGCCACGCCGGAGCGCGCCGAGGAGGTGCAGCAGCTGTGCGCCCGCGCCCGCCTGCTGCTGGAGCACCGCCACCATCTGTTCGGTGCTCTGGGCAGCCTGTGCCATGAGTTGACGGCCAGCCTGGCCGATCTGGCCGAGGACGACAGCTGGGCCCAGGGCCAGGCCGCGGCGATGCGCAACACCTTGGAACAGGGCCTCAACGCGCGTGGCGTGCGCTCGGTGTCCGAACTGCTGGCCGGCACGCGCGAGCGCCAGCAATCGCTGCGCGAAGACCGCAACAAGTCACGCAATGCGCTGAAGGGCCTGATACAACGCATGCTCAGCGAGCTGGGTGAGCTGGGGCAGCACACCGACCGTTTCAGCCTCAGCGTCGGCCGCTATGCCGAGGTGATCGAAAAAGCCGACACGCTGGAAAGCCTGACCGGCGCGGTGCGCGAGATGGTCGAGGAAAGCCGCAGCGTGCAGGGCCTGGTGCAGCAGACCCAGGAGCGCCTGCACACCGAGCATTCACGCGCCACCGAGCTGTCCGAGCGGGTGGATCAGCTGGAGAGCGAGCTGCGCCGGCTGTCCGACGAGGTCTCGACCGACCAGCTGACGCAGATTGCCAACCGCCGCGGCCTGGTTGCCGCCTTCGAGGTCGAACAGGCCAAGCTGGAGCGCGAAGGCGCACCGCTGGCCCTGGGCCTGCTCGATGTCGACGACTTCAAGAAACTCAACGACTCGCTGGGCCACACCGCCGGCGACGTGGCACTGAAGGCACTGGCCGACAAGGTGCTGCAGTCGCTGCGCCCCGGCGATATGGTGGCCCGCTACGGCGGCGAAGAATTCGTTGTCATGCTGCCCAACACGCCCCTGGCCGAGGCCCAGCAGGTGCTGACCCGGCTGCAGCGCTCGCTGACCGCCGGCCTGTTCATGCACGAGGGCAAGTCGGTGTTCGTGACCTTCTCGGCCGGCGTCACCCTGTACCGGCCAGGCGAACGGCTGGACGAGGCGCTGGACCGGTCCGACATGGCCTTGTACGAGGCCAAGCGGACGGGCAAGAACCGGACCTGCCTGGCCTAGAACTGGAACGCCAGCCGCACCCCACCCCAGTGCCGGCCCTGCACCTTGATCGGCGCGGCCAGCTCCTTCATCACCACAAAGCGGCCGCCGCCCATGTCGCGGCGGTAGGTCTGCAGCAGGAAGGGGCGCTGGTTGCGGGCCGAGGCCAGGCCGGTGCGGTCATTGAAGATGCGGCGGTAGCGGCTGTGGGCGCTGTCCCAGGCCAGGTCGCCGCGCTGCGGCTGGCAGTACTGCTTGTTGTGCGTCGCCACATAGCCGTTGCGATCGACGGCGATGCAGAACACCACCTTGTTGCTGAACTTCAGCATGCGCTCCTGCACCTGGGGGAACAACTTGTCGGCCAGGCCGGTGAAGCGGCTCATGAACTGGGCCGGGTTGGTGCCCGCCATCGCTTGGTAACGCTCGTCGAACAGGTCGGTCACCGAGATCGACGATTGCTTCAAGGCATCTTCCAGCAGGGTCGAAATCTCGGCCGCGGCCTGCTGCACGGCCAGGATGTAGGGCGTGTCCTCGGTCTCGAAGCCGCTCTCGGCAACCTTCTCCAGCAGGTCTTCGGAGATCTTCAGAAAGGTTTCGCTGTGACCCAGCGCCTGGCCCAGGGCCTTGCTGGTCTGCTGCACCTGGCCCTGCATGCCGCTCATGGCGCCGCCGAGCTCCTTGCACAGTGTCTGGCTGCTCTCTGCCGCGCCAACAATGGCAGCCACCCCGGTTTCCACATGGGCCAGGGCCTGATGCACGCGGCCCTGCTTGGCGGCGTTGCCCTGGGTCTGGATTTCGCGGGCCAGCGCCTCGATGCGCTCATCGAGCTTGCCCACGGTGCCGAGAATCTGCTTCGATGAGGTCTCGACCTTGCCCGCCAGGTCCTTGACCGCATCGGCGACCACGCCGAAGCCACGCCCGGCATCACCGGCGCGCTTGGCCTCGACCGAGGCATTGAACGCGACCAGCCGGGTCTGCACGGCAATCTGGGTGATCTGGCCGGCGGCTTCGGCCACCTGCTTGAGCGTGTCGACAATCGTGCCGACTTCCTTGCCCACGGCCTCCAGCGCCTGGCGCGCCTCGCTCACCGCCCGGCTGCTGCCCTGGGTATGTTCGCCGATGCCCTGCTGGGCCTTGTTGACCTGGGCCAGCTGGCTCTGCAGCGCGGTGACGGTGTCCAGCTGCTGCAGCGCCTGCTTGCTGGAGTCTTCGATCAGGCCGCGCACCTCGGCGGCCTCACGGCCCAGCACCGAGGCCTGGTGCGACAGCGAGCCGACCAGTTGGCGAGCATCCGGGGCATGGCCAGCCGGCTCGGCCGGTTTCGGGTGATCGGGGAGCTTGCGCGAGAAGAGTCCCATGATGCCTTTCGAGCCCCAGATGAGTGAACACAAGGGCAGGACAGCACCCCCTACCTGACTACCACTCTCTCAGTTTGACCCGCAACCTTGCAATAGACTGACTGTGCAGCTGGCAGACCCGCGACTCCGTGACCTTCAGCACGGCGGCGATCTCTTTCAGGTTCATGTCGTGCTCGTAGTACATGCTCATCACGTACTGCTCGCGCTCGGGCAGGTTCTTGATCGCATCGACGAGCGCCTGGCGCATGCGCTGGTCCTGCAGCTGGGCCAGCGGATTGTGGTCGTCGGAGACGACATGGCGATCCAGGTAATCGTCGTCGCCATCGTCGCCCGACATGTCTTCCAGATAAACCAGCTGGGTGCCGCGCACCTTGCCCAGCAACTCCTGGTACTCGACCAGGCTCAGGCCCATTTCCTTGGCAATCTCGGATTCCTGCGGCGCACGGCCCAGTTTTTGCTCCAGCTTGTGCACGGCGGTTTCGATCGAACGCTGCTGGCGGCGCGTGCCGCGGCTCATCCAGTCGCCGCCGCGCAGCTCGTCGAGCATGGCGCCGCGGATGCGCTGGGTGGCAAAAGTCTCGAATTGCACGCCCTGTGCAGCGTCAAAACGCGACAGGGCATCGGTCAAACCAATCATGCCTACCTGGATCAGGTCGTTGATCTCCACATTGGCGGGCAGCTTGGCAATCATCTGATGTGCCAGGCGCCGCACCAGCGGGCTGTACTGCTTGATCATCGAATTGATGTCCAGTTGGCCTTTGGCGGTGTACATGCTCTGCTCCAACATTCAATTTGCGGCCATACCGGCATCTTGCCACGGACGGAGCAGCCCACGCAAAGGCATGGCGTCGGCGGGTGCGTCGAGGGCGGCGCCGGGCGGCGCGGCCATCAATAGTTCACGCGCCAGGTGCCGCAGTTCGGCGGACGGCCGCTCGTCGGGCGGAGCAATCGGGTCAATCGCCGCCCAGTCGCGCAGCACGGCGCCCAGGAAGCTGTCGGCGCAGGTCGTCATCTGCTGGGCAATGCGCTCGACCCGCGGCGAGTGCTCATCGGCGCCCAGCAGCAGGCTGTGGACCATCAGGCCGGCGCGCTGGGTCAGCAGTTTCATGCCGGCATAGGCATGGGTCACGCTGCTCGGATGATCGTCGGCCAGCAGCACCGGGCGCACCTCGCGGCGGGCGACGACGCGGCACAGCTCGGCCGCACTGGCGTGCAGGAGCACCACATCGGCCTGCGGTGCGGCCTCTATCACAGCGTTGAGCATCTCGGCCGCCGAGCCATGCGAGTTGATGAAACGCATCGGCAGGCCACGCGCGGCCAGGTAGGACACCTTGTCGGACAGCAGTTCGACGCAGGCACCCAGGTCCACCGCGGAGATTTCGTCCGGCGCCGGCGAGTTCTCTCCGGCGTCCACCACCAGCGTGTGCAGGCCCAGCTCGGCAAAGGCGGCGCACAGGCGCTCCAGCAGCACCCCGCCGAAGGCGACGTGTGGGTTGCTGACCACGGGCACGAAACGCACGCGCGAGGCCGAGAACAGCCGGCGCAGTCCATCGGCCTGGTCTTGCGGAGCGGGTGCTGCGAAGGGGTTGTGCATGAGGCGCTTGTTGAGGTCTTGTTCTGTTTGAAAGCGGGCTGGGCGTCTTGAATCAGACGTGCAGACCGGCTGCAAGCGCGGCGCTGCTCACGGGGGCGCCGGCAAAGATCAGGTTCACATCGGAGGCATCGACCCGCCAGGCGCTGGCGCCGCCGCCACGCAGCGCCCGCTGTATCAGCGCATGGGCCGACAGGCGGTGCCAGTCTTCCGGCACGCGCTGACCATTGGCCACGCCGACGACGCGCAGGCGGTGGCGTATCAAGGTGTCCAGCGCCGGGCCCAGCTTCACGGCCTCGTCGATCTTGGACAGCACCACGCCCTGGCATTCGCTGGCGCGCCAGGACAGCACCACGTCTTCAATCGTCTCGCCCTGGGCCGAGGCATTGACGACCAGCAGCTTGCGAATGCTCGGATGGGCCAGCATGTCCAGCAGCTCGCGGGTGCGGCTGTCGCGCTGGGCCATGCCTGCGGTGTCGATCAAAATCATCTTCTTGGCCGACAGCAGCTCCAGCAGGTCTTCCAGCGAAGCGCGGTCATGCGCAGTGTGCACCGGCACGCCAAGGATGCGGCCGTAGGCGCGCAGCTGCTCGTGGGCGCCGACGCGGTAGGCATCCAGGGTGATCAGGCCCAGCTGGCCGGCACCGTGGCGGGTGGCGAAATTGGCAGCGATCTTGGCCGTGGTCGTGGTCTTGCCCACGCCGGTGGAGCCGATCAGCGCAAACACGCCGGCCTGCTCTTCCAGGGCCGGGCCGGCCTCGTCGGTGAGCAGATTGTGTTGCAGCACCTGGGTGGCCCAGACCGATTCGTCGGCATTGCTGTTCTGCAGGTCGACCGGAAAACCCTCGACCAGCTTGCGCGTCAGCGCCGGCGAGAAGCCGCCTTCCAGCAAGCGCTGGGTCAGGCGGGCTTGCGCCGGCTGGCGCTGCAGCTTTTCCATGAAGGCCAGCGCACCGAAACGCTCCTCGATCAGACCCTTCATCGAGCGCAGCTCGTTCATCATGTCCTGCTGATCGCGCTTGGCCGAGCCGGGGGCCATATCGGCCAGGGTCGGGGTTTCGCGCAGGCGGGTCTGCACGCGGATCTCGTCGCGCAGCACCGGCGGCGCGCGACGGGCCGCCGAGGCCACGGCCGGAGCACTGCCACGGACGGGGGGATGTTCCTGCTGCACGGCCGGCGCGCTGACCGGGCGCAGCGGGCGCACGGTGCTGGGCAGGGCCGGTGCAGGGGCCGGACCGGGGTCGGGCTGGGCATTCAGCTCGGCCTGGCGGCGCTTGAGCATGCGCTCGCGCACATAGTCCTGGAATGACAGCGTGCTCATCGCCAAGGTCTGGACATCGTCGGCCACGTCCTGGTCCAGCACCGGCTCGCTGCGCTGGGCCGCGGGCCGTGCCTGCTGCGGGGCGCCGGCCTGCTGGCGTAGCGTGCGTTGCTGCGGCTTGTCGGCGATGGCGGCTGCGGCACGGGCCTGCAGGCTGCCGCGGGGTGCGTTGCCGGCGGAGATATTCGGGGCATTGCCGCTGGGCGCTGTGGCCGAGAAGCGTTCGATCTGCTGCACGCTCTCCGGCGCCATGGCCAGCACCTCGACGCCCTCGGCGCAGGGCTTGGTGGACAGCACGACGGCGTCATCGCCGAAGGCCTGACGCACCAGCGTCAGGGCGTCGCGGGATGTGCGGGCGGTAAAGCGTTTGACGTTCATGCCGTGCCTCCAATGATCGAGCCGATCCGGATGGAATGGGTTTCAGGAATTTCGCTGTGCGCCAGCACCTTCAGGCGGGGTGCGGCGCGCTTGAGCAGTCGGGCCATCGGCGCGCGGATCGCGTCGGGCACCAGCAGGCAGGCCGGCACGCCCAGGTCTTCCTGGTGCTTGGCGGTGTCGGCGGCGGAGCGGGCCAGGGTGTCGGCGACGCCGGGGTCCAGGGCCGCGCCGTGCGGCGAGTTCAGGGCCTGGGTCACCAGGCGTTCGAGTTCGGGGTCCAGCGCAATCACGTCCAACTCCTTCACCGGGCCGTAGATCTGCTGCACGATGGCCGGGGCCAGATGCGTGCGGATGCGGCTGGCCAGTTCGTTCGGGTCGGTCACCGTCGGGGCGTACTCGGCCAGGCAGTCGATGATGGAGCGCATGTCGCGGATGTTCACGCCCTCTTCCAGCAGCAGCTGCAGCACTCTTTGCACGGTGGCGATGCCTATCATCTTGGGAATCACGTCTTCGATCAGTTGAGGGGCCAGCTTGGTCATGTGCTCGACCAGCGCCTGGGTCTCGACGCGGCCCAACAGCTTGGCCGCCTGCACTTGCATCAAGTGTGAGAGATGGGTGGCCACCACGGTCGAGCAATCAACAACCGTAAATCCGGCCATTTGCGCCACCTCGCGCTGGCGGTCTTCAATCCACACCGCCGGCAGGCCGAAGGCAGGGTCGGTGGTGCGGGTGCCTATCAGCTGCTGGCTGGCGTGTCCCGGGTTGATGGCCAGCCACATGCCCGGGAAGGCCTCGCCCTCGCCCACCACGGCGCCACGCAGGGTGATGCGGTAGGCGCTGGGCTTGAGTTCGAGGTTGTCGCGGATATGCACCGGCGGTGGCAGGAAGCCGACCTCCTGGGCAAACTTGCGGCGCACGCCCTTGATGCGGCTGAGCAGATCGCCCTCGCGCGCCTTCTCGACCAGGGTGATCAGGCGGTAGCCGACCTCCAGGCCCAGGGTATCGACCGGCACCAGATCGTCCCAGCTGGCATCGACATTGGCCTCGGCCGGTGCCACGGCCGTGACCTTGGGCTTTTGCGCGGCCAGGATGTGGCGCTGCTTCATCAGCCAGGCCAGGTAGCCGAAGCCGCCTGCGATCATCAGGAACACCAGGTGCGGCATGCCCGGGATGATGCCCAGCAGGCCGACGATGCCGGCCGTGATGGCCAGCGACTGCGGCGAGTTGAAGACCTGCTGAGCGATCTGCGCGCCGACGTTCTTGTCCTTGCCGACGCGGGACACCACCATCGCCGCGGCGACCGAGATCAGCAGCGCCGGGATCTGCGCCACCAGCGCGTCACCGACGGCCAGCAGGATGTAGGAGTTGGCCGCCTGACCGGCCGACAGCCCGTGCTGGGCCACGCCGATGATGAAGCCGCCGATGATGTTGATGAACAGTATCAGGATGCCGGCCACGGCATCGCCGCGCACGAACTTGCTGGCACCGTCCATCGAACCGAAGAATTCCGCTTCCTCGCCGACCTCGGCGCGGCGGCGCTTGGCCTCCTTCTCGTCGATCAGGCCGGCATTCAGGTCGGCGTCGATGGCCATCTGCTTGCCGGGCATCGCGTCCAGGGCGAAGCGCGCGCCAACCTCGGCGATGCGTTCCGCACCCTTGGTGACGACGATGAAGTTGATCACCACCAGGATGCCGAAGACGATCAGGCCGACAGCGAAGTTGCCACCGATCAGGAAGTGACCGAACGACTCGATCACCTTGCCGGCGGCGCCGGTGCCGGTGTGGCCTTCGAGCAGCACGACGCGGCTGGAGGCCACGTTCAGCGACAGCCGCATCAGGGTGGTCAAGAGCAGCACGGCCGGGAAGGCGGCGAAGTCCAGCGGCTTGAGCATGTGGGCGGCCACCATCATCACCATCACCGCCATCGCGATATTGAAGGTGAACAGCAGATCTAGCGCGAACGGTGGCAGCGGCAGCACCATCATCGCCAGAATCATGATGATGGCCAGCGGCGTGCCCAGCGAGCGCAAGAGCGCGGCGCGCGGGCCCAGCATGGCTTGAATCTGCTGCATCAGGCCATTCATGCGTCAGTCTCCGGATCGGCTTTTGCGGATTCAGCGGCGGCCTTGGCCGCCTTGTGATGGGGATCGAGCTCGACCGGCACATCCGGTTGCGGCTGCTGCTCGGGCATCGGTGCCCTGCCGGCCATGGCGGCGCGCAACTGATAGACATAGGCCAGCACCTGGGCCACGGCAGCGAACAGGGCGGCCGGGATCTCCTTGTCCACCTCGGAATGCGCATACAGGGCCCGGGCCAGCATCGGGGACTGCAGCACCGGCACCTTGGACTCCTTGGCCAGGTCGCGTATCTTCATCGCCATCAGGTCGGCGCCCTTGGCGACAACGCGGGGCGCGCCCATCGCGGTTTCGTCGTACTTCAGGGCCACGGCATAGTGGGTCGGGTTCATCACCACCAGGTCGGCCTTGGGCACGGCGGCCAGCATGCGGTGCTT
It contains:
- a CDS encoding diguanylate cyclase, giving the protein MDERSTHPAQLAKGALRRLALEKLEPTPENYARAYAEEQGDGASPPALPARAQTLLDKLVNLSLNDAKAREDLSKALHEGQWDKAQQHLERALEIDGPGPQAKALAELIGRLVSGVQRGGRQWTTARKKDSLQRVLDGSSSDMQRMLQRVKQLVNSWDDDSTDTKVGLEDDLDALLGPQDDEPRISRFAIDAADDIMRTDSTASASAQQWPEVSASLQGTVQVALPGDDARAAELSRELDQMHQRLLKDGATPERAEEVQQLCARARLLLEHRHHLFGALGSLCHELTASLADLAEDDSWAQGQAAAMRNTLEQGLNARGVRSVSELLAGTRERQQSLREDRNKSRNALKGLIQRMLSELGELGQHTDRFSLSVGRYAEVIEKADTLESLTGAVREMVEESRSVQGLVQQTQERLHTEHSRATELSERVDQLESELRRLSDEVSTDQLTQIANRRGLVAAFEVEQAKLEREGAPLALGLLDVDDFKKLNDSLGHTAGDVALKALADKVLQSLRPGDMVARYGGEEFVVMLPNTPLAEAQQVLTRLQRSLTAGLFMHEGKSVFVTFSAGVTLYRPGERLDEALDRSDMALYEAKRTGKNRTCLA
- a CDS encoding methyl-accepting chemotaxis protein, encoding MGLFSRKLPDHPKPAEPAGHAPDARQLVGSLSHQASVLGREAAEVRGLIEDSSKQALQQLDTVTALQSQLAQVNKAQQGIGEHTQGSSRAVSEARQALEAVGKEVGTIVDTLKQVAEAAGQITQIAVQTRLVAFNASVEAKRAGDAGRGFGVVADAVKDLAGKVETSSKQILGTVGKLDERIEALAREIQTQGNAAKQGRVHQALAHVETGVAAIVGAAESSQTLCKELGGAMSGMQGQVQQTSKALGQALGHSETFLKISEDLLEKVAESGFETEDTPYILAVQQAAAEISTLLEDALKQSSISVTDLFDERYQAMAGTNPAQFMSRFTGLADKLFPQVQERMLKFSNKVVFCIAVDRNGYVATHNKQYCQPQRGDLAWDSAHSRYRRIFNDRTGLASARNQRPFLLQTYRRDMGGGRFVVMKELAAPIKVQGRHWGGVRLAFQF
- a CDS encoding RNA polymerase sigma factor FliA; this translates as MYTAKGQLDINSMIKQYSPLVRRLAHQMIAKLPANVEINDLIQVGMIGLTDALSRFDAAQGVQFETFATQRIRGAMLDELRGGDWMSRGTRRQQRSIETAVHKLEQKLGRAPQESEIAKEMGLSLVEYQELLGKVRGTQLVYLEDMSGDDGDDDYLDRHVVSDDHNPLAQLQDQRMRQALVDAIKNLPEREQYVMSMYYEHDMNLKEIAAVLKVTESRVCQLHSQSIARLRVKLREW
- a CDS encoding flagellar biosynthesis protein, with the protein product MHNPFAAPAPQDQADGLRRLFSASRVRFVPVVSNPHVAFGGVLLERLCAAFAELGLHTLVVDAGENSPAPDEISAVDLGACVELLSDKVSYLAARGLPMRFINSHGSAAEMLNAVIEAAPQADVVLLHASAAELCRVVARREVRPVLLADDHPSSVTHAYAGMKLLTQRAGLMVHSLLLGADEHSPRVERIAQQMTTCADSFLGAVLRDWAAIDPIAPPDERPSAELRHLARELLMAAPPGAALDAPADAMPLRGLLRPWQDAGMAAN
- the flhF gene encoding flagellar biosynthesis protein FlhF → MNVKRFTARTSRDALTLVRQAFGDDAVVLSTKPCAEGVEVLAMAPESVQQIERFSATAPSGNAPNISAGNAPRGSLQARAAAAIADKPQQRTLRQQAGAPQQARPAAQRSEPVLDQDVADDVQTLAMSTLSFQDYVRERMLKRRQAELNAQPDPGPAPAPALPSTVRPLRPVSAPAVQQEHPPVRGSAPAVASAARRAPPVLRDEIRVQTRLRETPTLADMAPGSAKRDQQDMMNELRSMKGLIEERFGALAFMEKLQRQPAQARLTQRLLEGGFSPALTRKLVEGFPVDLQNSNADESVWATQVLQHNLLTDEAGPALEEQAGVFALIGSTGVGKTTTTAKIAANFATRHGAGQLGLITLDAYRVGAHEQLRAYGRILGVPVHTAHDRASLEDLLELLSAKKMILIDTAGMAQRDSRTRELLDMLAHPSIRKLLVVNASAQGETIEDVVLSWRASECQGVVLSKIDEAVKLGPALDTLIRHRLRVVGVANGQRVPEDWHRLSAHALIQRALRGGGASAWRVDASDVNLIFAGAPVSSAALAAGLHV
- the flhA gene encoding flagellar biosynthesis protein FlhA; this encodes MNGLMQQIQAMLGPRAALLRSLGTPLAIIMILAMMVLPLPPFALDLLFTFNIAMAVMVMMVAAHMLKPLDFAAFPAVLLLTTLMRLSLNVASSRVVLLEGHTGTGAAGKVIESFGHFLIGGNFAVGLIVFGILVVINFIVVTKGAERIAEVGARFALDAMPGKQMAIDADLNAGLIDEKEAKRRRAEVGEEAEFFGSMDGASKFVRGDAVAGILILFINIIGGFIIGVAQHGLSAGQAANSYILLAVGDALVAQIPALLISVAAAMVVSRVGKDKNVGAQIAQQVFNSPQSLAITAGIVGLLGIIPGMPHLVFLMIAGGFGYLAWLMKQRHILAAQKPKVTAVAPAEANVDASWDDLVPVDTLGLEVGYRLITLVEKAREGDLLSRIKGVRRKFAQEVGFLPPPVHIRDNLELKPSAYRITLRGAVVGEGEAFPGMWLAINPGHASQQLIGTRTTDPAFGLPAVWIEDRQREVAQMAGFTVVDCSTVVATHLSHLMQVQAAKLLGRVETQALVEHMTKLAPQLIEDVIPKMIGIATVQRVLQLLLEEGVNIRDMRSIIDCLAEYAPTVTDPNELASRIRTHLAPAIVQQIYGPVKELDVIALDPELERLVTQALNSPHGAALDPGVADTLARSAADTAKHQEDLGVPACLLVPDAIRAPMARLLKRAAPRLKVLAHSEIPETHSIRIGSIIGGTA